AACCAAAGGAAAGTATGTCTCTCAATACAATATACCCGAATCGTTTAAGGTTCTTGTTAATGAGATGAGGGGATTGCTACTTGACCTTGAAGTTTTTGATAGAGATGGAAATTATGTTTATATATTCCCTAAAGACAGGCATGTTCACGCAACAAAAAATAAAAGGAGCTAATCTCCTTATTATTTGGGGGTATTTATGAGTGTAGGGGTAGCTAGAAAAACTGGTGAGTTTGATGTTAGGAATATTAAGAAAATAAGAGTTTCTATATTCTCTCCTGATATTGTCAGAGCATATTCCTACGGTGAGGTTAAGAAACCTGAAACAATAAATTATCGCACACTGAAACCTGAAAGAGATGGACTGTTCTGTGAGAGGATATTTGGTCCTACTCAGGACTACAGGTGCCATTGTGGCAAATTCGCTTCTAAGAGGTATAAAGGTATAGTTTGTGATAAATGTGGTGTTGAGGTCACTGAATCAAAAGTTAGGCGCGAGAGAATGGGACATATTGATTTAGTATCACCTGTTGTCCATATATGGTTCTACAAGATAGTTCCTAGTAGGATTGGTCTTATACTTGGTGTTGGTTCTACTGCTGAGCTAACGAGTGTTATATACCACGACGGTTATATCGTCATAGACCCAGGAGATGTTCCTGAACTTAAAAGGTTTCAGATCATAACTGATAGTGACTACGAGAAGTATCAAGAGAAGTATAGGGGTAGATTCATAGCAGAAACTGGGGCAGAAGCCATAAAACAGGCATTAGAGATTATAGACCTTGAGGCTATTGAGAAGCAGTTAAGGAGAGAAGTTGAGGAGTCTGGTGAGAAAGCAGACCCTAAAACTATAAAAAGGCTTGACATTATAACGAGTCTAATAAAGTCTGGTGTTAAGCCTGAGTGGATGGTTATAGAATCGCTTCCTGTTATACCACCGGAGCTTAGACCTATGGTTTTGTTGGATGGGGGTAGGTTTGCTTCATCTGACCTTAATGAACTTTATCGTAAGATAATAAACAGGAACAACAGATTGAGGAAAATAATATCTCTTGCTGCTCCTGAGATAATAATAAAGAGTGAAAAGAGACTACTACAGGATTCAGTTGATGCTTTGATTGATAACTCAAGAAAGAAGAACCCTGTTAAGTCATCTTCAGGCAAGGTTATGAGATCCCTTGCGGCTCTTCTCAAGGGTAAGCAAGGTAGGTTTAGACAGAACTTACTTGGTAAGAGAGTTGATTACTCTGGTAGATCTGTTATAGTCGTTGATCCGAAGTTGAAGTTATGGCAGTGTGGTATTCCTAGAAGAATGGCTGTTGAGCTTTTCAAACCGTTTATAATGAAGGAGTTAATAGCTAGAAAGTATGCTTTTAACATCAAGCAAGCTAAAAACATATCTGAGACATACTTTGATCCGAGAGTTCATGAGTGCCTAGAGGCAGTAATAAATAAACATCCAGTTCTGCTAAATAGAGCTCCAACACTCCATAGGTTAAGCATAGAAGCATTTGAACCTGTGTTAGTTGAGGATAGCTCCATTCACTTACATCCACTTGTCTGTCATCCTTATAATGCTGACTTTGATGGAGACCAGATGGCTGTCCATGTTCCGCTTTCACCTGAAGCACAGGTAGAAGCTTGGGTTCTACTACTATCTGCTAGAAATTTACTTAAGCCAGCGACAGGTGAGCCCATAATGTTCCCAACTCAAGATATGGTTCTAGGTATGTTCTTTTTAACAAAGTCAATACCTCAGGATGGTGAAGAAAAGAAACCTACAAGAATATTTGGTTCATTTGATGAGGTTAGATACCTATGGGAGAGTGGTAAACTTAATACTTACGATAACATAATTTTTGTTTATAAAGGACAGAAAATAGAGACTACTGTAGGTAGAGTCGTGTTTAACTCTATGCTTCACGACAGCTTAAGGTTTATTAACAAAAATCTTACTAATAAAGATCTCAATAATCTTGTCAAAGAGTGTTATTTGAAGTGTGGTAGGTGGGAGACTGTTAAACTACTTGAGAACATGAAGGAAGTAGGTTATTACTATGCTACTAGAAGAGCATCAACAATATCGCTTGAAGATATCAAGGTGCCTAGTCAGAAGTATGAGCTTATAAATAAAGCAGAGATGGAAGAGTCTAAAGTTGATGAGGACTTCAAAAAAGGTTTTATAAACGCAGATGAAAGGTTTAACAAGATAATAAGCATATGGTCGCATGTTGGTGATAAACTTAAGAAAGAGGTTGAGAACACTTTGAGAGAGGATCAGAAGGGTTTAAACCCTGTTTATGCTATGATGACATCTGGTGCTAGAGGTAATAGAGAACAAGTCAAGCAGCTTGCTGGTATGAGAGGTCTTATGTCAAAGCCATCTGGTGAGATAATAGAACTTCCTATTAAGTCAAACTTCAAGGAAGGACTTGGACTTTGGGAATACTTCATATCGGCACATGGTGGTAGGAAAGGACTTGCGGATACTGCTCTTAAGACATCGGAAGCTGGTTACCTAACGAGAAAACTTGTTGATATTGCACATTCCGTTGTTGTGACAGAAGAAGACTGCGGGACAGCCAAAGGCATAGCTGTATCGGAAGACGATGAAGGTGGTAGAGAAGGAATGATTGAGAGGATAATTGGTAAAACATCGCTTCTTGATGTTCACGACCCGCAGACTGGTGAGATCATAGTTAAGGCAAACGAGATCATAGACTTTGAGAAAGCAAAGCTCATAGATAGGAGTGGGATATCAAGGGTAATGATAAGACATGTTTTGACTTGTGAGTCTGAAAATGGAGTTTGTGCTAAGTGTTACGGATGGGATCTAGCTCATAATAAGCCAGTCCAGATTGGTGAGGCTGTTGGTATTGTTGCAGCACAGTCAATAGGAGAACCAGGAACACAGCTTACGATGAGGACATTCCATACGGGTGGTATTGCATCAGCAATCGTTGAGAAAAGCTGGATAGACTTCAATGTTCCAGTATTTATAAACGATATATCAAAGTGTTATGTTATTAATCAGGATGGAGAAAAAGTAACCACGAGGAAAGGTAATCTATCAGTCTATAAAGTTCTTTCAAAAGTGTCTGACAAGCTTTCTGCTACTTATCACGTCTATAATACTAATGAGTTTAAGAAGGTAAACATAAATGATGGTGAGTTCAAAGAGTTTGAGGAAGGGGATATAATTGCCATATTCAACAACGGCAGTGAACTAAAGGCATGGGAGTATCTCAAGGCAGGTATATCTCAAGGTAAATTGTTTATTACTGAATCTGAGGAGACGCTTGTTAGAATACCAATTGGTTCGGTTATACTGGTAAATGAAGGTGACCTTGTTGAGAGTAATGTCCCTGTTGCTAGATTTGATCCATACAATGAACCCATAATATCAGAACAGGAAGGAGTTGTGTTGATAGAAGAAGATACTACAAAACCTTCAGCGCAGAGAGACAAAATATTGAGAATACTTGATGATTTTGGTAATGTTAGGTCAGTTGATTTTGTCCCTGCAGATGCTGAACTCAGGGTTAGGAATGGTGATAGGGTTAAGGTGGGTGAGATACTCGCAAAGAGAAGTAGATCAAAGAGAAGGACTTATGACATAGTTTCAGGTCTTCCTAGAGTTACTAATCTATTTGAAGCAAGAGGTATAAAGAACCAGAGTGTCTTGTCAAAGATATCAGGCACTGTCCAAATAGAGATAGATAAAGGTAAGGTTGTAGTGGTAGTTGAGGATGATTTTGGTAATAGGGTTAGACATAAGATACCTTCAGGAAGGTACCTGTATGTTAGGAATGGGGATAGAGTTACAGTTGGTGAAGAGTTGTGTGATGGTGAAAAGGCACTTCAAGGTATGCTACAGGTTCTCGGTGTTGAAGAAGTTTCAAAGTATTTACTCAATAAAATACAGAGCATATACCGAGACCAGGGTGTGAAGATAGATGATAAACATATAGGTATTATTATAAGACAGATGGTTAGGAAGGTTAGAATTGTTGAGCCTGGAGATACAAGGTTTATACTTGGGCAGATCGTTAGCGTTGGTGAGTTTGAAAGAGTGAATAATGAGATAATACAGCAGGGTGGTGTTCCCGCTAAAGGCAGAATAATAATACTTGGTATCTCTCGTGCTGCACTGACAAGTGAGAGCTTCTTGTCTTCGGCGTCATTCCAGGAAACTCACAAAGTTCTAACAGAAGCAGCAATAAAAGGTTCAGAAGATTATCTAAGGGGTCTAAAGGAAAACCTGATAGTTGGAAGACCTGTTCCTGTTGGAACTGGTTCTCCTAACTATGAGACCATAGACTTCAAGAGAAAAGAAGAGGAAGATGAGAAAATTGTTATTGACTTCCTTGGAGAGGGAGTTGCTTGATGTCAAGAGAAACTAGGCTTTTCCTTTTCCTCGTCCTATGGTTGGGAATAGTCCTTGCTTTTATATGGCTATTTCCAACTGATAGGAGGATTAATACTTCACAGGTTCAAACTAATACGAACCAAGTAGTAAGCGAACTGACGAATAGGTTGGTTAATCTTTATGTTAAACCCTTTGAAGAATTGATTGATACGAACAATATTAAACTCACAGTTAGAGAGAGAGGAGTGAAGAGTATATACTTTTCATACGAAAGTAGAGAGTATGAGTTATCTTCCTCAAATTATGTTTTAATGCCATTTTCTGTGGTTTTAGACTCTATACTTTTTATAACTAATATCTTTCTGGAGCCTATATTGTTTGAAAAGAATGGTATTTCTAGAGTTGAAAAGGACGGTTTAAAGTATGTAATTACGAGAGAGATTATACCTGTTTCAAACTATGTTTTTGATATTGTTATAAAGGTCAAGAACGAATACTCAAGACCTATAGTTTTCAATGGATTTTCGTTGGTTTTCAGTGGTCCTTTGGGGCCTGATACTTCTGATGAACAGCATACCTATTTTGCTTTGAGAACAGGCTATGTTGACAAGAGTAGCAACATAGTTGAAACACTTACGACTTCAATATTCACAGGAACTGAGAGATTTGCTGTGAAAGAGGAAGTGTTAGGTGTCTGGATGGAGAATAGATATACAGTTGTTGGTATAGTTACCACTAATGATAGATTTAGGTCTGAGTTTGTCGTTAGGGATACGAAGTATGGTTATAACAAAGTTATGTCTTTAAGATCACCGTCAGAAATACTAAAGGAAAAGTCTGAGAAGGTATACACATTTAGAGTTCTTGTAGGACCAAGAAAAAATGAGATTTTACATTCCTTTGGTTATGGTTTTAGTGGACTTGAGGATGGGGGTATACTTAGGCCTATATATGATTTCTTAAAGTTTTTGATGAAGCTATTGTTCGGTATAGCTGGTAATTGGGGGGTTGCGATAATATTATTGTCTGTTGTTATAAAACTCTTACTTGAACCGCTTAGTATAAAAGCAGCCGTTTCAATGAAGCGCTTTCAGCTTATTGCTCCGAAAATAAAAGAAATACAGGAGAAATATAAGAGTGATCCTAAGAAGATGAACGCAGAAATAGCAGAATTGTATAAGGTTTATGGTGCTAATCCAGCCTCAGGTTGTCTTCCTTTACTTTTACAGATACCTATATTTATAGCATTGTATAATGTCCTATCAGGTTTCATTGAACTTAAGGGGCAGGGCTTGCTTTGGATAAATGACCTTACCAAGCCTGATACTGTTCTATACATAAAAGCGCTAGAAGGAACTTTTATACTACCAGCATCAA
This window of the Spirochaetota bacterium genome carries:
- the yidC gene encoding membrane protein insertase YidC → MSRETRLFLFLVLWLGIVLAFIWLFPTDRRINTSQVQTNTNQVVSELTNRLVNLYVKPFEELIDTNNIKLTVRERGVKSIYFSYESREYELSSSNYVLMPFSVVLDSILFITNIFLEPILFEKNGISRVEKDGLKYVITREIIPVSNYVFDIVIKVKNEYSRPIVFNGFSLVFSGPLGPDTSDEQHTYFALRTGYVDKSSNIVETLTTSIFTGTERFAVKEEVLGVWMENRYTVVGIVTTNDRFRSEFVVRDTKYGYNKVMSLRSPSEILKEKSEKVYTFRVLVGPRKNEILHSFGYGFSGLEDGGILRPIYDFLKFLMKLLFGIAGNWGVAIILLSVVIKLLLEPLSIKAAVSMKRFQLIAPKIKEIQEKYKSDPKKMNAEIAELYKVYGANPASGCLPLLLQIPIFIALYNVLSGFIELKGQGLLWINDLTKPDTVLYIKALEGTFILPASINLLPIIMTAFSLLQTYITSSKAQTQQTVVMWILPVVFMFIFWNLPSALVLYWTIQTILSIVEQYVINKVIKY
- the rpoC gene encoding DNA-directed RNA polymerase subunit beta'; this encodes MSVGVARKTGEFDVRNIKKIRVSIFSPDIVRAYSYGEVKKPETINYRTLKPERDGLFCERIFGPTQDYRCHCGKFASKRYKGIVCDKCGVEVTESKVRRERMGHIDLVSPVVHIWFYKIVPSRIGLILGVGSTAELTSVIYHDGYIVIDPGDVPELKRFQIITDSDYEKYQEKYRGRFIAETGAEAIKQALEIIDLEAIEKQLRREVEESGEKADPKTIKRLDIITSLIKSGVKPEWMVIESLPVIPPELRPMVLLDGGRFASSDLNELYRKIINRNNRLRKIISLAAPEIIIKSEKRLLQDSVDALIDNSRKKNPVKSSSGKVMRSLAALLKGKQGRFRQNLLGKRVDYSGRSVIVVDPKLKLWQCGIPRRMAVELFKPFIMKELIARKYAFNIKQAKNISETYFDPRVHECLEAVINKHPVLLNRAPTLHRLSIEAFEPVLVEDSSIHLHPLVCHPYNADFDGDQMAVHVPLSPEAQVEAWVLLLSARNLLKPATGEPIMFPTQDMVLGMFFLTKSIPQDGEEKKPTRIFGSFDEVRYLWESGKLNTYDNIIFVYKGQKIETTVGRVVFNSMLHDSLRFINKNLTNKDLNNLVKECYLKCGRWETVKLLENMKEVGYYYATRRASTISLEDIKVPSQKYELINKAEMEESKVDEDFKKGFINADERFNKIISIWSHVGDKLKKEVENTLREDQKGLNPVYAMMTSGARGNREQVKQLAGMRGLMSKPSGEIIELPIKSNFKEGLGLWEYFISAHGGRKGLADTALKTSEAGYLTRKLVDIAHSVVVTEEDCGTAKGIAVSEDDEGGREGMIERIIGKTSLLDVHDPQTGEIIVKANEIIDFEKAKLIDRSGISRVMIRHVLTCESENGVCAKCYGWDLAHNKPVQIGEAVGIVAAQSIGEPGTQLTMRTFHTGGIASAIVEKSWIDFNVPVFINDISKCYVINQDGEKVTTRKGNLSVYKVLSKVSDKLSATYHVYNTNEFKKVNINDGEFKEFEEGDIIAIFNNGSELKAWEYLKAGISQGKLFITESEETLVRIPIGSVILVNEGDLVESNVPVARFDPYNEPIISEQEGVVLIEEDTTKPSAQRDKILRILDDFGNVRSVDFVPADAELRVRNGDRVKVGEILAKRSRSKRRTYDIVSGLPRVTNLFEARGIKNQSVLSKISGTVQIEIDKGKVVVVVEDDFGNRVRHKIPSGRYLYVRNGDRVTVGEELCDGEKALQGMLQVLGVEEVSKYLLNKIQSIYRDQGVKIDDKHIGIIIRQMVRKVRIVEPGDTRFILGQIVSVGEFERVNNEIIQQGGVPAKGRIIILGISRAALTSESFLSSASFQETHKVLTEAAIKGSEDYLRGLKENLIVGRPVPVGTGSPNYETIDFKRKEEEDEKIVIDFLGEGVA